The proteins below come from a single Megalops cyprinoides isolate fMegCyp1 chromosome 5, fMegCyp1.pri, whole genome shotgun sequence genomic window:
- the LOC118777472 gene encoding mothers against decapentaplegic homolog 4-like yields MSITSTPTSNDACLSIVHSLMCHRQGGESESFAKRAIESLVKKLKEKKDELDSLITAITTNGAHPSKCVTIQRTLDGRLQVAGRKGFPHVIYARLWRWPDLHKNELKHVKYCQFAFDLKCDSVCVNPYHYERVVSPGIDLSGLTLTSSAPSGLMVKDEYDLDGQHPPSRTETFSSPALLPPSEASASASSAFSSIAVGSTSQSTNLRSGSHSGEGLLQIASETGQSSQQNDFTSAQPATYHHSATSTWTRDSSLTSSVPHHQNGHLQHHPPIPHTGHYCPVHNEIAFQPPISNHPAPEYWCSIAYFEMDVQVGETFKVPSTCPIVTVDGYVDPSGGDRFCLGQLSNVHRTEAIERARLHIGKGVQLECKGEGDVWVRCLSDHAVFVQSYYLDREAGRAPGDAVHKIYPSAYIKVFDLRQCHRQMQQQAATAQAAAAAQAAAVAGNIPGPGSVGGIAPAISLSAAAGIGVDDLRRLCILRMSFVKGWGPDYPRQSIKETPCWIEIHLHRALQLLDEVLHTMPIADPQSLD; encoded by the exons ATGTCAATCACCAGCACTCCCACCAGTAATGATGCTTGCCTCAGCATCGTGCACAGCCTTATGTGTCACCGCCAGGGTGGCGAAAGTGAGAGCTTTGCCAAACGTGCTATTGAAAGCCTGGTAAAAAAACTTAAGGAGAAGAAAGACGAGCTGGACTCACTCATCACCGCCATCACCACCAATGGAGCACACCCCAGCAAATGCGTCACCATCCAGCGTACCCTGGATGGTCGCTTGCAG GTGGCTGGGCGAAAAGGTTTCCCCCATGTGATTTATGCACGGTTATGGAGGTGGCCTGACCTGCACAAGAATGAACTGAAACATGTGAAATACTGCCAGTTTGCCTTTGACCTGAAGTgtgacagtgtctgtgtgaaccCTTATCACTATGAGAGGGTGGTGTCACCAGGAATTG ACCTGTCAGGACTGACATTAACCAGCTCTG CTCCCTCAGGTCTTATGGTCAAAGATGAATATGACTTGGATGGCCAGCACCCCCCTTCCAGGACAGAGACTTTCAGCTCCCCTGCTTTGCTCCCCCCCTCAGAAGCCAGTGCATCTGCCTCCTCGGCCTTCTCCAGCATTGCAGTTGGATCTACCT CCCAGTCCACCAATTTGCGATCAGGGAGCCACAGTGGGGAAGGCCTGTTGCAGATAGCCTCAGAAACAGGACAGAGCTCACAACAGAATGACTTCACCTCTGCTCAGCCTGCAACCTACCACCACA GTGCAACCTCCACCTGGACGAGAGACAGCAGTTTGACATCCAGTGTCCCTCACCATCAAAATGGACATTTACAGCACCACCCACCAATACCCCATACAGGCCACTACT GTCCAGTACACAATGAGATCGCATTCCAGCCCCCCATATCTAACCATCCAG CACCTGAATACTGGTGCTCCATTGCCTACTTTGAGATGGATGTGCAGGTGGGTGAGACCTTCAAGGTACCCTCCACTTGCCCCATTGTGACTGTAGATGGGTACGTCGATCCATCTGGTGGTGATCGCTTTTGCCTGGGCCAGCTGAGCAATGTGCATCGGACCGAGGCCATCGAGAGAGCCAG GCTGCACATTGGCAAAGGTGTACAGCTGGAGTGTAAAGGGGAAGGTGATGTGTGGGTACGTTGTCTTAGCGACCATGCCGTCTTTGTTCAGAGCTACTACTTGGACCGGGAGGCCGGCCGTGCCCCTGGTGATGCTGTGCACAAGATCTACCCCAGTGCGTACATCAAG GTATTTGACCTGCGCCAGTGCCACAGACAAATGCAGCAGCAGGCTGCAACTGCACAGGCAGCTGCCGCAGCTCAAGCAGCTGCAGTTGCTGGGAATATTCCAGGACCTGGCTCTGTTGGTGGCATTGCCCCTGCAATCA GTCTATCAGCAGCAGCTGGTATTGGTGTGGATGACCTCCGTAGACTCTGCATCCTGCGAATGAGCTTTGTGAAGGGCTGGGGTCCGGACTATCCCAGGCAGAGCATTAAAGAGACACCCTGCTGGATTGAGATTCACCTGCACCGAGCACTTCAGCTTCTGGATGAGGTTCTGCATACTATGCCAATAGCAGATCCCCAATCCCTAGACTGA